From Parcubacteria group bacterium:
CTTTATTTTCTAAGGCGATTGCTAGCGGATTTCCTCTCTCTGTTATATGTGGAAAAGAAAAGATAATGGAAACCTTTATTCCGACGGGCACTGTTTTTTTTGCTGGTACTTTCAATGGAAATCCCTTGTCGCTGATTGTTGCTAGAACGGTAATAGGAAAATTGCAAAATGGTAATATGCATAAAAAAAGTAAAGAAATTGGTGATGATTTAAGAAAATATATAACAGAGCAAATGGATAGTTTGAATATACCTGGATGCGTTCAGGGAATATTATCCATGCTAACTGTGGCGTTTGGTTGTAGTAGTTTTAAGCAAGGCATTAAATTGGAGCGCTGTGATGTTGGAGCTTATGGCTTTTTTATTGAAGAGATGGCTAAAAGAAGAGTCTTATTGCCTCCTCTACAAACTGAAACAATTTTTTTGTCTCCAGTTCATGAGTGTGTATTGGGTGAAATAAAAATCGCTATAAAACAGTCCCTCGAAGAAATGAAAAAAATTTATTATAAGAATGCATAACAATTTTTAAATATTAACATTATGAAGAAAAAAGATCTGCAATTAAAGCTTCTGAATGAGACTCTGCGGGTAGCTAGAAAATCAGCTTTTTATAAAGACAAGCTTCTTAAATATCCAAAGAAAATAAATGATGTTGCTCGGTTAGCAGAATTTCCATTCACAACAAAAAAAGAATTGAGGGAATGCTATCCCTTTGGCACGCTGGCGGTACCAGTTAGTGATGTTATTGAGCTACATACTAGTTCTGGCACGACAGGAAAAGCTACGCTGTCTTTTTATACTAAAGAGGATTTAAAAAATGGATCAAAAGCAATCGCGCAGGCCTGGAAGTGTTTTGGGGTGAATGAGAATAGCCGCGTGCAATTTATGATGAGTTATGGGCTATTTAGTGGTGCAACTCTCAATACCTATGCGATTCAAGAGCTTGGCGGGTTAGTGATACCTGCCAGTATCCAATCAGCCGAAAAGCAAATACAAATGATGTTAGATTTTAAAACGGATACTATCGTTGGAACGGTGGGTTATTACTTTTACCTTCTGGATTATTTGAATGAAAATAAAATTTCACTTGAACAGTTTTCTCTTAAGCGCGGTATAATGGCTGGCGAAATATATTCTGATAAAATCCGGGAGGAGATTGAGCGTAAATTTAATATAAAAATATTTGATCACTATGGATTATGTGAAGTCAATACCGGCATAGCATATGAATGTGATTTTAGGACGGGACTACATATTTTAGATGAGTATGTTTTGCCGGAAATTATTGATCCGGAGAGTGGTGAGGTTTTGCCTATGGATAGCGAGGGCGAGCTGGTGCTCACTACATTAAAAAAGAATGCGTCGCCACTAATACGGTATCGTACCGGCGATATTACGTCGATAAAATCAGGCAAATGTCCTTGTGGTAGGAATTCTGTTCGAATAGATAGGATAAAGAGAAGGGTCGATGATCTCTTGTTTATCAAGGGAATAAAGGTTGATCCATATGAGCTAAAAGATCACATTTTTGAAATTGCGAGCGAGTATATTTATGGTGATATAAAAATAAAAATACGGAATGATTTTAAAAATTATAGGCCAGAAATATTAGTTAGTTTAAAGGAGTTATCTAATGTAACCATTTTAAATTTTATAAAAAAATCATTAAAGGAAAAAACATTACTGAGTTTTGATATTAAGCATGTTGACCGCGATTATTTTCAAAGGGGGTCAAATAATAAAGTTAAATTTGTCGAATATATTGACAAGGGGTAATTTTATACTATGAGCAATTAT
This genomic window contains:
- a CDS encoding AMP-binding protein; protein product: MKKKDLQLKLLNETLRVARKSAFYKDKLLKYPKKINDVARLAEFPFTTKKELRECYPFGTLAVPVSDVIELHTSSGTTGKATLSFYTKEDLKNGSKAIAQAWKCFGVNENSRVQFMMSYGLFSGATLNTYAIQELGGLVIPASIQSAEKQIQMMLDFKTDTIVGTVGYYFYLLDYLNENKISLEQFSLKRGIMAGEIYSDKIREEIERKFNIKIFDHYGLCEVNTGIAYECDFRTGLHILDEYVLPEIIDPESGEVLPMDSEGELVLTTLKKNASPLIRYRTGDITSIKSGKCPCGRNSVRIDRIKRRVDDLLFIKGIKVDPYELKDHIFEIASEYIYGDIKIKIRNDFKNYRPEILVSLKELSNVTILNFIKKSLKEKTLLSFDIKHVDRDYFQRGSNNKVKFVEYIDKG